One Penicillium oxalicum strain HP7-1 chromosome III, whole genome shotgun sequence genomic region harbors:
- a CDS encoding Protein SDA1, producing MSDSGDVQAVQLPKEIAHLDNQPVLLFGKWSYEDVEIRDISLTDYIQIRQPVYTSHSAGRYAAKRFRKAQCPIIERLTNSIMMNGRNNGKKAMAVRIVAHAFEIINITTDSNPIQIAVDAIVNCGAREDSTRIGSAGTVRRQAVDVSPLRRVNTAISLITIGARESSFRSVKSISECLAEELVNAAKGSSNSYAIKKKDELERVAKSNRSYIEDFRAQHYQYESHREIFMAAPSAATDTGIISLRELIDFISHVADCYPEILKDFPQQLIDMLMQHHLVLEQELREKLVGSIVLLKKKDLIDSATLLHTLFPILITTPSKTLRALLFQKILSELRQANSKTTNHKLNRTMQTVLFNLVTSDRTSSKALWAIKLTRELWKRQIWTDAKAVEVMKEAALSDNEKVVVGGVRFFLGGDKEREEMEDESSDEETLDIGRLRHNLQINKKSKKKARVAEKAMAIHKKKERKKNQPHPLNFSALHLLHDPQGFAETLFSKHLQGSRSKLNLEQKLLVLQLVSRLVVPYPSSAFSDFVPGVISAGHSRLGPPDVLEPLIQKIANEFVSEASAGEVATAGLNAIREICVRQPLAMNETLLQDLVMYKKSKDKGVMMASKGLLSLYRDVGAQMLKKRDRGKEASMSLRSGEKEQRRFGEQEIGGIEGLELLEKWKEEERRKKREEKGLASGDEDEEDDEENDWAAWNVEDDEDSDDSGGWINVESDVEIELSDSEDEGKDRPSKKTKQDDAETKKGDAAAPEAKLSTLATTRILTPADLAKLAELRAQASVNNALNGSKSRRGALPAARHTDDPLTAEEIEGLAALSAAKQTREERIAHAREGKPDRDEHKSKEARRRERKQEQGKSTTNKEKARRKNFLMTLGKAKSKNKRSLVETRAVLKAHHDRQKRGGKRGNAGN from the exons ATGTCCGACTCCGGGGACGTTCAGGCCGTCCAGCTGCCTAAGGAGATTGCCCATCTCGACAACCAGCCCGTTCTGCTGTTCGGCAAGTGGAGCTACGAGGATGTTGAGATCCGCGACATCTCCCTGAC CGACTACATTCAGATCCGTCAGCCGGTCTACACCTCCCACTCCGCTGGTCGCTATGCCGCCAAGCGTTTCCGCAAGGCTCAGTGCCCCATCATCGAGCGTCTCACCAACTCGATCATGATGAACGGCCGCAACAACGGAAAGAAGGCCATGGCTGTCCGCATCGTTGCTCACGCTTTCGAGATC ATCAACATCACCACCGACTCCAACCCCATCCAGATCGCTGTTGATGCCATCGTCAACTGCGGTGCCCGTGAGGACTCCACCCGTATTGGTTCCGCCGGTACCGTCCGTCGCCAGGCTGTCGATGTCTCTCCCCTGCGCCGTGTCAACACCGCTATCTCCCTGATCACCATTGGTGCCCGTGAGAGCTCTTTCCGCTCCGTGAAGTCCATCTCTGAGTGCCTGG CTGAGGAGCTCGTCAACGCCGCCAAGGGCAGCAGCAACTCCTAcgccatcaagaagaaggatgagcTTGAGCGTGTTGCTAAGTCTAACCG ATCTTACATCGAGGACTTTCGCGCCCAGCACTATCAATATGAGTCGCATCGGGAAATTTTCATGGCCGCCCCCTCTGCGGCCACAGATACCGGCATCATCTCATTGAGGGAATTGATCGATTTCATTTCTCATGTTGCCGATTGCTATCCCGAGATTTTGAAGGACTTCCCGCAACAGTTGATCGACATGTTGATGCAGCATCATCTGGTCTTGGAGCAGGAACTGCGGGAGAAGCTCGTCGGAAGCATTGTGCtcctcaagaagaaggaccTGATTGATTCGGCGACGCTACTTCATACCCTCTTCCCGATTCTGATCACCACACCTAGCAAGACTCTCCGTGCTCTTTTGTTCCAGAAGATCCTGTCGGAGCTACGCCAGGCGAACTCAAAGACGACAAACCACAAATTGAATCGAACCATGCAAACGGTGCTGTTCAATCTGGTAACTTCTGATCGCACCTCCTCCAAGGCACTGTGGGCCATCAAGTTGACCCGAGAGCTGTGGAAGCGTCAGATCTGGACCGATGCCAAGGCCGTCGAAGTTATGAAAGAAGCAGCTCTTTCGGATAACGAGAAGGTCGTGGTTGGTGGCGTGCGCTTCTTCCTTGGCGGTGACAAGGAgcgcgaggagatggaggacgAGAGCAGTGACGAAGAGACACTTGATATTGGTCGCCTCCGTCACAATCTgcaaatcaacaaaaagtcgaagaagaaggcccgTGTGGCCGAGAAAGCCATGGCTATacacaagaagaaggaacgCAAGAAGAACCAGCCACACCCTCTTAATTTCTCAGCTCTTCACCTGCTTCACGATCCGCAAGGGTTTGCGGAGACTCTGTTCAGCAAGCACTTGCAGGGTTCTCGATCCAAGCTCAACCTGGAGCAAAAGCTCCTTGTGCTCCAACTAGTCTCGCGACTGGTTG TTCCTTACCCCTCGTCAGCCTTCAGTGACTTCGTTCCTGGCGTCATTAGCGCAGGCCACTCACGACTTGGTCCCCCCGATGTTCTGGAGCCGCTTATTCAGAAGATTGCCAACGAATTCGTCTCGGAAGCCTCCGCAGGAGAAGTTGCCACAGCTGGTCTGAATGCCATCCGAGAGATCTGTGTTCGACAGCCTCTTGCTATGAATGAGACGCTGCTCCAGGATCTTGTGATGTACAAGAAGAGTAAGGACAAGGGTGTGATGATGGCTTCCAAGGGTCTGCTCAGTCTTTACCGGGATGTCGGCGCGCAGATGCTGAAGAAGCGCGACCGTGGCAAGGAGGCATCGATGAGCCTCCGCTCTGGTGAGAAGGAGCAAAGGCGATTCGGTGAGCAAGAGATTGGCGGCATTGAGGGTCTTGAGCTACTGGAGAAgtggaaggaagaggagcgcCGCAAGAAACGGGAAGAGAAGGGCCTGGCGTccggtgatgaggatgaggaggatgatgaggagaacgACTGGGCAGCGTGGAAcgttgaggatgatgaggacagTGACGACTCTGGCGGCTGGATCAATGTTGAAAGTGACGTGGAGATCGAGCTGAGCGACTCTGAAGACGAAGGCAAGGATCGGCcatccaagaagaccaagcaaGATGATGCAGAGACCAAGAAGGGAGACGCCGCTGCACCAGAGGCCAAGCTCTCCACTCTTGCCACGACTCGAATCCTGACCCCGGCTGATTTGGCGAAGCTTGCCGAGCTTCGGGCCCAGGCCTCCGTCAACAACGCTCTCAACGGCTCCAAATCCCGCCGGGGAGCCCTCCCCGCCGCTCGTCACACGGATGATCCGTTGAcggccgaggagattgaagGCCTCGCAGCCCTTTCCGCGGCCAAGCAGACCCGTGAAGAGCGTATCGCACATGCACGGGAGGGTAAGCCGGACCGCGATGAGCACAAGAGTAAAGAGGCTCGTCGCCGGGAGCGCAAGCAGGAGCAAGGCAAGAGTACCACCAACAAGGAGAAGGCCCGCCGCAAGAATTTCCTCATGACTCTGGGCAAAGCAAAGAGCAAGAACAAGCGCAGTCTGGTTGAAACCCGGGCAGTCCTCAAAGCGCACCACGACCGTCAAAAGAGAGGTGGTAAGCGCGGTAACGCTGGAAACTAG